The following proteins are co-located in the Apium graveolens cultivar Ventura chromosome 5, ASM990537v1, whole genome shotgun sequence genome:
- the LOC141660573 gene encoding uncharacterized protein LOC141660573: MENKHQQIFYNTNVNTNQSSLPPFPGQQIINPPTHQASSSDIFDIPFNTESFGLAEMLRNRDFYFPTNTSIFDFGAPSSVVQLPGALQPQPEPFVPAPALGVTSQIINTHATPDSSSMNSSSSNETVTGDQISKQISHGLEEEKVQDKNKKLLKAKNMSTRKKKEHKYVFLTRTDIDNMDDGFRWRKYGQKAVKHSPFPRNYYRCTSDGCGVKKRVERSADDPSTVITTYEGTHNHVRPVIAPREDMGNYSKSSYAFFQSSSTIVGGRIGGGNFTSPMGGTSNLSNGISGGIVGGGVLVGVGGGIPAKLSSATGGNFNNGIRGGSNFGSFSRGMDGSFNDGIGGILDKLSSDSGGRMAGSFSCCTGGASGSISTDRISSCSGCFSYGLGGGNFISGIRSASGAIGGNFCTSNIGGGGGNFGSGFDSSFKGDAVEDICGTPMIRDNAYNYTSAIGSTSICSSENFDGGGIGGSAISGGADVMNRPYSIDQLASHRQHEEHYPNNS; encoded by the exons ATGGAGAACAAGCACCAACAGATATTCTACAACACCAATGTTAACACCAATCAATCATCATTACCACCATTTCCCGGgcaacaaatcatcaatccaCCTACTCATCAAGCTTCATCATCAGATATATTTGACATACCATTTAATACTGAAAGTTTTGGTTTAGCAGAAATGTTAAGAAATCGAGATTTTTATTTTCCTACAAATACATCGATTTTCGATTTTGGAGCTCCATCGTCGGTTGTGCAGCTTCCTGGTGCACTTCAACCTCAACCAGAACCTTTTGTACCAGCTCCAGCGCTGGGAGTCACATCGCAGATTATTAATACCCATGCAACTCCTGATAGTTCCTCCATGAATTCTTCTTCTTCGAATGAAACAGTGACAGGGGATCAGATCAGTAAACAGATTTCTCATGGCCTTGAAGAGGAGAAGGTCCAGGACAAGAATAAGAAACT GCTTAAGGCCAAGAATATGAGCACCAGAAAGAAAAAAGAGCATAAATATGTTTTCCTAACTAGGACTGATATCGATAACATGGACGATGGATTTAGATGGAGGAAATACGGCCAAAAAGCTGTGAAACACAGCCCTTTCCCAAG GAACTACTATCGTTGCACTAGTGATGGATGTGGTGTGAAGAAGAGGGTGGAAAGGTCAGCAGACGATCCTTCCACTGTCATCACCACTTATGAAGGTACTCACAATCATGTCCGCCCTGTGATTGCACCACGTGAAGACATGGGAAACTATTCGAAAAGTAGTTATGCTTTTTTTCAATCAAGTAGTACTATTGTTGGTGGTAGAATtggtggtggtaattttactagtccgATGGGTGGCACTAGTAATCTTAGTAATGGAATTAGTGGTGGAATTGTTGGTGGCGGAGTTC TTGTTGGTGTTGGTGGTGGAATTCCTGCTAAATTAAGTAGTGCCActggtggtaactttaataatggaaTTAGAGGTGGTAGCAATTTTGGTAGCTTTAGTCGTGGCATGGATGGTAGCTTTAATGATggcattggtggtatattggaTAAACTTAGTAGTGACAGTGGTGGTCGCATGGCTGGTAGTTTCAGTTGTTGCACTGGTGGTGCTAGTGGTAGCATCAGTACTGATAGAATTAGTAGCTGCAGTGGTTGTTTTAGTTATGGCCTTGGTGGCGGGAACTTTATAAGTGGAATTCGTAGTGCTAGTGGCGCtattggtggtaacttttgtaCTAGTAACAttggtggtggtggtggtaactttGGTAGTGGCTTTGATAGCAGTTTCAAAGGTGACGCTGTTGAGGATATTTGTGGTACTCCAATGATAAGGGACAATGCATATAATTATACCAGTGCCATTGGCAGTACTAGCATCTGCAGTAGTGAAAACTTTGatggtggtggcattggtggtagtgCTATCAGTGGTGGTGCAGATGTCATGAACAGGCCTTACAGCATTGATCAACTAGCTTCACATAGGCAACATGAGGAGCATTATCCTAATAATTCCTAG